Proteins from one Diprion similis isolate iyDipSimi1 chromosome 3, iyDipSimi1.1, whole genome shotgun sequence genomic window:
- the LOC124404840 gene encoding RRP12-like protein, with translation MGKIKPRLGSRKKAKRWPKGQSSSSNPETKQHRDQARTRFFQENFGPGGLTSDALHKHDALQGTHQNAQNIEVDDDDVTQATTFKTFNTFASDWSSCSNISFSRFLSGFQASSAMHKEMLAVLAAVTEVIKQNGGTESSTEYYAALMTTLEATETEESVAAVLSLLGMGLKTVPISVLRLQFSQASQTFLQVLEKYATSENFLIQRTCIGCLSILLRSQEAAIWSSSSTMRILDAILAFTIHSKPKLRKAAQHAICSLLKGSNIMKNENPPAYHPAASQVAKYCLAQLEMANQPGGITTTLHILTMLKEIMHQLPKSHVKAICEGLLKIMTMNNVLVTSCCLQAFHSLFVSKPSEATLPPILNAQIINALYDYQPAPGDTQPTLAWLAVMQEAHCNLVQNSLQLCAANLPRILEKCTELWLSDRSEVLTGASHTIKTLLQECVAPLCKHEEGEKKYKTAISKSIHIIQQGMKYQYHSAWHHVLHLLAIIFQIAGKTCQDQLLEILVALAELRDSYKFTYNSEVEYAVGAAVQSMGPEIVLNTIPLQTSTDTIDLNRSWLLPTLKENIIQAPLSYFVKSLLPLATMCEQKSVALKSTNDGIGSHSYQLLTSQIWALLPNFCNNPGDTKDSFKTIARILGTAISERKDLRLSVMASIRKLITRATDDGNEEDIEELAKFAKNFLPLLFNLYTTKPNGSDEEGQRLAALETIKIYLTISSKELAAELFDRALERMQSSEIDSFTKESILDLIRVLACHTDGVRLLAVYKEFVPVLTDTKNPKEQKKAYRFLEEICSSDKEACKEFVQQNRHNIQKMLLKSLSSTVASSKGARLRCLEHLVKSQPQLDQTKLLRSIVPEAVLCIKEVNERCRASAYQLLNTIAEQLLQTTRNLEKYIEMLVAGLAGTPTLCSATLLALASVTFNYNGALGLETVKEIVEHACVLLTSPTREIALSAISYIKVYLTIMPSPTVAPMLPTIVTALCDMTDDCRRHFRQKFRDVLVKLIRKYGADLIMGLVKPTDTVMLKRIKNLKKIQARKQKMKEQKKSENGGKDGADDDEFNVKARPKTVEEILADSDDDFVETETDEGVRGRKQKPKKKAWIHESEENIVDFVDAGAAKNITATQPGALDSSLSIRKKKESGFKTDVKGRLIIKDDDSDREMERKPKKLPFLGSDSENNSDEEDTKSTVSAAKTGRKRRLSGSSDGISMRSDRPASKYQAGGSGIHRPITKNTPKNKPGSEYSAQKARGDIKKKGKPDPYAYVPLTRSALNKRKKMKNAGRFKNIISGAKKGASVGRKNRDRPRKGVGKK, from the exons atgggaaaaataaaGCCGAGATTGGGTAGCCGTAAAAAAGCCAAAAGATGGCCTAAGGGACAAAGTTCCAGTTCAAATCCTGAAACTAAACAACACCGGGATCAAGCGCGAACCAGATtctttcaagaaaattttg gTCCCGGTGGTCTGACATCAGATGCTCTTCATAAGCATGATGCATTACAAGGCACACATCAAAATGCGCAAAATATTGAAGTTGATGACGACGATGTGACGCAAGCAACAACTTTTAAAACTTTCAACACATTTGCCAGTGATTGGAGTAGCTGTTCGAACATTTCTTTCAGTAG ATTCTTGAGCGGGTTTCAAGCAAGTTCAGCCATGCATAAGGAAATGTTGGCAGTTTTAGCTGCAGTCACTGAGGTCATAAAACAAAACGGTGGAACCGAATCTTCTACCGAATATTACGCAGCGTTG ATGACAACGCTAGAAGCAACAGAGACTGAGGAGTCAGTGGCAGCCGTATTATCGCTGTTGGGAATGGGTTTGAAGACAGTACCAATAAGTGTCCTTAGACTGCAGTTCAGCCAAGCTAGCCAAACCTTTCTTCAAGTATTGGAGAAGTATGCGACTAGCGAGAACTTTCTGATCCAACGAACA TGCATTGGATGTCTTTCCATATTACTGAGATCTCAGGAAGCTGCTATTTGGTCAAGTTCGTCAACAATGCGAATACTCGACGCGATACTAGCGTTTACAATTCACTCCAAGCCAAAACTGCGAAAGGCTGCTCAACATGCAATATGTTCACTTCTTAAAG GAAGCAACAtaatgaagaatgaaaatccaCCTGCATATCATCCAGCTGCATCTCAAGTTGCAAAATATTGTCTTGCCCAGCTGGAAATGGCCAATCAACCCGGTGGAATTACAACAACTCTGCACATTCTGACTATGCTGAAAGAAATCATGCATCAGCTCCCCAAATCCCACGTCAAG GCTATTTGTGAAGGACTGCTCAAAATAATGACGATGAATAATGTGCTCGTCACTTCTTGCTGCCTACAAGCCTTCCACAGTTTGTTTGTATCGAAACCGTCTGAAGCAACTTTACCACCTATCTTAAATGCTCAGATCATCAACGCTCTTTATGATTATCAGCCGGCGCCTGGAGACACACAGCCGACTTTAGCGTGGCTCGCCGTAATGCAAGAAGCACATTGCAACCTCGTTCA AAATTCTTTGCAACTATGTGCAGCAAATTTACCCAGGATTTTGGAAAAGTGTACAGAACTTTGGTTGTCTGATAGGTCTGAGGTATTGACTGGTGCATCGCACACTATTAAAACACTTTTGCAAGAGTGCGTTGCACCTTTGTGTAAACAcgaagaaggtgaaaaaaa GTACAAGACTGCGATATCTAAATCAATTCATATAATTCAGCAAGGAATGAAGTACCAATATCACTCTGCGTGGCATCATGTTCTCCACTTGCTTGCCATTATTTTCCAG ATTGCTGGGAAAACTTGTCAGGATCAATTATTGGAAATATTAGTCGCACTCGCGGAACTAAGGGATTCGTATAAATTTACGTACAATTCTGAAGTTGAATATGCTGTCGGAGCTGCTGTTCAGTCTATGGGTCCTGAAATTGTTCTAAACACAATTCCGCTACAG ACTTCCACAGATACCATAGATTTGAACAGAAGTTGGCTCTTGCCAACGCTGAAGGAGAACATCATTCAAGCGCCGCTTTCCTACTTTGTGAAGTCATTACTACCGCTGGCTACGATGTGCGA GCAGAAATCAGTTGCTCTGAAGTCCACGAATGATGGAATCGGCTCTCACAGTTATCAGCTGTTGACATCGCAGATTTGGGCTTTGCTTCCAAATTTCTGTAACAACCCAGGTGATACGAAAGACAGTTTTAAG ACTATTGCTAGAATCTTGGGAACAGCTATAAGTGAGCGTAAAGATCTGAGATTGTCAGTTATGGCATCGATACGAAAACTCATAACAAGAGCAACTGACGACGGCAACGAAGAAGACATCGAGGAGTTAGCGAAATTCGCCAAAAACTTTCTTCCTCTGCTATTTAACCTTTACACAACTAAACCGAACGGTTCTGACGAAGAAGGACAACGTCTTGCAGCGCTAGAAACTATCAAG ATATATTTGACAATAAGCAGTAAAGAATTAGCTGCTGAGCTTTTCGATCGTGCATTAGAACGGATGCAGTCTTCTGAAATCGATAGCTTTACAAAGGAGAGTATTTTGGATTTAATCAGAGTATTGGCTTGCCATACAGATGGTGTCAGGCTTCTGGCTGTTTACAAAGAGTTCGTTCCTGTACTTACAGATACTAAGAACCCAAAGGAACAGAAGAAAGCGTACAG atttttagaaGAAATATGCAGCAGCGACAAAGAGGCCTGTAAAGAGTTCGTCCAACAAAACAGACACAACATCCAAAAAATGCTCCTCAAATCTCTGTCTTCTACTGTCGCAAGCAGCAAAGGG GCTCGTCTTCGATGTTTGGAACACCTTGTTAAATCCCAGCCTCAATTGGATCAGACAAAACTTCTGAGATCCATAGTGCCTGAAGCTGTGCTGTGCATCAAGGAAGTGAACGAAAGATGTCGAGCATCTGCGTACCAGCTGCTGAATACCATCGCTGAGCAGCTCCTTCAAACGACAAGAAATCTGGAGAAGTACATCGAAATGTTGGTTGCAGGTCTTGCTGGTACTCCGACACTCTGTAGTGCAACTTTGCTCGCACTGGCCTCCGTAACTTTCAATTACAACG GCGCACTGGGATTGGAGACCGTCAAAGAGATAGTGGAACATGCTTGCGTCTTATTGACTTCGCCCACCAGGGAAATTGCACTATCCGCCATTTCCTACATCAAGGTTTATCTCACTATCATGCCCTCGCCAACGGTCGCACCAATGTTGCCCACAATC GTGACGGCTCTATGCGATATGACTGATGATTGTCGGAgacattttcgtcaaaaatttcgtgacGTGCTTGTTAAATTGATAAGAAAGTATGGAGCTGATCTGATAATGGGATTGGTCAAACCAACGGACACAGTCATGCtaaagagaattaaaaatttgaagaagatACAAGCAAGGAAGCAAAAGATGAAGGAACAAAAGAAATCGGAAAACGGAGGTAAAGATGGTGCGGATGACGACGAATTCAATGTCAAAGCCAGGCCGAAAAC TGTTGAAGAAATTCTGGCAGACAGCGATGATGATTTTGTAGAGACAGAGACAGACGAGGGAGTTCGAGGTCGAAAACAGAAGCCAAAGAAAAAGGCATGGATTCACGAAAGCGAGGAGAATATTGTCGACTTCGTGGATGCTGGTGCTGCTAAAAATATTACTG CAACGCAACCTGGAGCCTTGGACTCCTCTCTGTcgattagaaaaaagaaagagagtgGTTTTAAAACGGATGTAAAAGGTCGTTTGATCATCAAAGATGATGACAGCGATAGGGAAATGGAGAGAAAACCGAAAAAGTTACCCTTTCTGGGTAGTGATTCCGAAAACAACAGTG ATGAAGAAGACACAAAATCTACTGTATCAGCGGCGAAGACTGGCCGAAAACGAAGACTTAGCGGTAGTTCGGACGGTATAAGTATGCGGTCGGATCGTCCTGCATCAAAATATCAAG CTGGCGGATCAGGTATTCATAGGCCAATTACTAAAAATACACCGAAAAATAAACCCGGCAGTGAGTATTCTGCCCAAAAAGCAAGGGGCGATATCAAGAAGAAGGGAAAACCGGATCCTTATGCTTACGTGCCTTTGACCCGTTCGGCTCTGAA